The Snodgrassella alvi wkB2 genome window below encodes:
- the apbC gene encoding iron-sulfur cluster carrier protein ApbC: protein MNTQSITALLNTISIPDSNRTLGSEKALSNVTVTSDGIHLDLTFPYPVAHLIDELQQRIDQAITTEFGDTPLFVQVQLAIGKHKVQPGVQTIAGVKNIIAVASGKGGVGKSTTSANLAIALSRMGARVGVLDADIYGPSQPTMLGVAGLEPRQHQDKLIPVMAAGEIQVMSVGFLVDTDQAVIWRGPMVSQALQQLLFQSQWDDVDYLIIDLPPGTGDIQLTLAQKIPVTGAVVVTTPQDIALIDARKAVNMFQKVNIPIFGVLENMSVHICSNCGHTESIFGQNGGKQLADKLGVPLLGQLPLTMAVREAMDNGTAGILAEQQPQIAGLYEQAAWQLVQALADQGKDYSRRFPKIVVE from the coding sequence ATGAACACACAATCCATTACCGCCTTACTTAACACAATATCTATTCCGGACAGTAACCGTACACTGGGCAGTGAAAAAGCCCTGAGTAATGTTACCGTCACCAGTGACGGCATTCATCTGGATCTTACTTTTCCCTATCCGGTTGCCCATCTGATTGACGAACTGCAACAGCGTATTGATCAGGCCATTACCACTGAATTCGGTGACACACCATTATTTGTTCAGGTACAACTGGCGATAGGTAAACATAAAGTACAGCCCGGTGTGCAAACCATTGCCGGCGTCAAAAATATTATTGCGGTTGCCTCAGGTAAAGGCGGTGTGGGCAAATCGACTACCAGTGCTAATCTGGCAATTGCCCTGAGCCGCATGGGTGCCCGTGTCGGCGTCCTTGATGCTGATATTTACGGCCCCAGCCAGCCTACCATGCTCGGTGTCGCCGGCCTTGAACCGCGTCAGCATCAAGATAAACTGATTCCAGTCATGGCTGCCGGTGAAATTCAAGTGATGTCCGTTGGTTTTCTGGTTGATACTGATCAGGCAGTTATCTGGCGCGGCCCGATGGTTAGTCAGGCTTTACAGCAGCTTCTGTTTCAGAGCCAGTGGGATGATGTCGATTATCTGATTATCGACTTACCCCCCGGTACAGGCGATATCCAGCTGACACTGGCACAGAAAATTCCGGTTACCGGTGCGGTTGTAGTGACCACACCGCAGGATATAGCACTGATTGATGCGCGCAAAGCAGTCAATATGTTCCAGAAAGTCAATATTCCCATTTTCGGCGTACTTGAAAACATGTCGGTGCATATCTGCTCTAACTGCGGCCATACCGAATCTATTTTCGGACAGAATGGCGGTAAACAGCTTGCTGATAAACTCGGTGTTCCCCTGCTGGGTCAGCTACCGTTAACAATGGCTGTACGTGAGGCCATGGATAACGGTACCGCCGGCATACTGGCAGAGCAGCAGCCGCAAATAGCCGGCTTGTATGAACAGGCTGCATGGCAGCTGGTGCAGGCACTGGCAGATCAGGGTAAAGACTATAGCCGGCGTTTC